In Amycolatopsis coloradensis, one genomic interval encodes:
- a CDS encoding GNAT family N-acetyltransferase, producing MGVSTDTPIIETTSFPLSVAGDEITAAQLHGILRLRVDVFVVEQDCAYHEIDGRDLLPGTRHLWIGGSVAVDSYLRVLQDAGGTFRIGRVCTAVRSRGKGLAGRLMETALAGIGDAPCVLDAQTYATDFYAKYGFVVEGEEFMEDGIPHLTMWRREAPRP from the coding sequence GTGGGCGTGAGCACCGACACCCCGATCATCGAGACCACGTCGTTCCCGCTGTCCGTCGCCGGTGACGAGATCACCGCCGCGCAGCTGCACGGCATCCTCCGCCTGCGCGTGGACGTGTTCGTCGTCGAGCAGGACTGCGCCTATCACGAGATCGACGGGCGTGACCTCCTGCCCGGCACCCGGCATCTCTGGATCGGGGGTTCCGTCGCCGTCGACTCGTACCTGCGGGTGCTGCAGGACGCCGGCGGCACCTTCCGCATCGGCAGGGTGTGCACGGCCGTCCGCTCACGCGGCAAAGGCCTGGCGGGACGGCTGATGGAGACCGCGCTCGCGGGCATCGGGGACGCGCCGTGCGTCCTCGACGCGCAGACGTACGCGACGGATTTCTACGCCAAGTACGGCTTCGTGGTCGAAGGCGAAGAGTTCATGGAGGACGGGATCCCGCACCTCACGATGTGGCGCCGAGAGGCGCCGCGGCCGTGA
- a CDS encoding M15 family metallopeptidase, which translates to MRGDGFGQILPTPPVLANRSLPTTDLLPPPAGNRFSGTVNPVPADVLARSSWQADCPVSAGELSYLTLSFWGFDGRAHTGEITVFGQLFAAARGQTNWSAHAYGLAIDVDPFCNPYTKGDLVLPELASAYLDRGNRRPGMITAGDRTVAAFSAIGWTWGGTWTTPTDRMHFSADGR; encoded by the coding sequence TTGCGCGGTGACGGTTTCGGGCAGATCCTCCCGACTCCTCCTGTGCTGGCGAACCGTTCCCTGCCGACCACCGACCTGCTTCCGCCGCCCGCCGGAAACCGGTTCTCGGGCACGGTGAATCCCGTTCCCGCCGACGTGCTCGCGCGCAGCAGCTGGCAGGCGGACTGCCCCGTCTCGGCAGGCGAACTGAGCTATCTCACGCTCTCGTTCTGGGGTTTCGACGGCCGTGCGCATACGGGGGAAATCACCGTATTCGGGCAGTTGTTCGCCGCGGCGCGCGGCCAGACGAACTGGTCCGCGCACGCCTACGGGCTCGCGATCGACGTCGACCCCTTCTGCAACCCGTACACCAAGGGCGACCTCGTGCTGCCCGAGCTGGCGTCGGCGTACCTCGACCGGGGAAACCGGCGGCCGGGGATGATCACCGCCGGCGACCGGACCGTGGCCGCCTTCTCCGCGATCGGCTGGACCTGGGGCGGCACCTGGACGACGCCGACGGACCGGATGCACTTCAGCGCCGACGGGCGCTGA
- a CDS encoding 8-amino-7-oxononanoate synthase, with the protein MTSSGPASQNLPPDQVFDWLDVEAEKRAEAGLVRKLRIRQAQEPELDLAGNDYLGLARDKRVAGAAAAAALRWGAGATGSRLVSGTTEVHAELEHELARFCGTQAALVFSSGFTANLGAVTALSGADSAIVTDKYIHASLIEGCRLSRSDIAAVAHSDPSAFKHALATRRKPRALVVTDSVFSVDGDIAPLEQLAGVCREHGASLLVDDAHGFGVLGEGGRGAVHAAGLSGAPDVVTTITLSKSLGAQGGAVLGPRRVIKHLVDTARSFIFDTGLAPASAAAALAALSALKAEPELATKVTEAAGNLAMRLKSAGFRVSLPDAAVISVQAPSPESAVAWAAACADQGVRVGCFRPPSVPDGISRLRLTARADLTEADVDRAVGVITAAAPLGATS; encoded by the coding sequence GTGACTTCTTCCGGCCCCGCTTCCCAGAACCTCCCGCCCGACCAGGTCTTCGACTGGCTCGACGTGGAGGCGGAGAAGCGGGCCGAGGCCGGGCTGGTGCGCAAGCTGCGCATCCGGCAGGCGCAGGAACCGGAGCTGGATCTCGCGGGTAACGACTACCTCGGGCTCGCCAGGGACAAGCGTGTCGCCGGTGCCGCCGCGGCGGCCGCGTTGCGCTGGGGCGCCGGGGCGACAGGTTCCCGGCTCGTCTCCGGCACCACAGAGGTCCACGCCGAACTCGAGCACGAGCTCGCCCGCTTCTGCGGCACACAGGCCGCGCTGGTCTTCTCGTCCGGCTTCACCGCGAACCTCGGCGCCGTCACGGCCCTGTCCGGCGCGGATTCCGCGATCGTCACGGACAAGTACATCCATGCGTCGCTGATCGAGGGCTGCCGCCTGTCCCGCTCGGACATCGCCGCCGTCGCGCACAGCGACCCGAGCGCCTTCAAGCACGCGCTCGCGACCCGCCGCAAACCGCGCGCGCTCGTCGTCACCGATTCCGTGTTCTCCGTCGACGGCGACATCGCCCCGCTGGAGCAGCTCGCCGGTGTCTGCCGGGAGCACGGCGCCTCACTGCTGGTCGACGACGCGCACGGCTTCGGCGTCCTCGGCGAGGGCGGCCGCGGCGCCGTCCACGCGGCGGGACTCTCCGGCGCGCCGGACGTCGTCACCACGATCACCCTGTCGAAATCCCTTGGGGCGCAAGGCGGTGCGGTGCTCGGGCCGCGTCGGGTGATCAAGCATCTCGTGGATACCGCGCGCAGTTTCATCTTCGACACCGGCCTCGCGCCCGCCAGTGCCGCCGCCGCGCTGGCCGCGCTCAGCGCGTTGAAGGCCGAGCCCGAGCTGGCCACCAAGGTGACCGAAGCCGCCGGAAACCTCGCGATGCGGCTGAAGTCGGCGGGTTTCCGAGTCAGTCTCCCGGACGCCGCGGTGATCTCGGTGCAGGCGCCGTCACCGGAATCGGCCGTCGCGTGGGCGGCCGCGTGCGCCGATCAGGGTGTGCGGGTCGGCTGCTTCCGCCCGCCGTCCGTGCCCGACGGCATCTCCCGCCTGCGCCTGACCGCGCGGGCCGACCTCACCGAGGCCGACGTGGACCGCGCGGTCGGGGTGATCACGGCCGCGGCGCCTCTCGGCGCCACATCGTGA
- a CDS encoding MFS transporter has translation MRVDSREPVSPFDESLELEGSIETEWRPGVITGGVLLGVAVILVALNLRPAITSVGPILGEMRDDLGATATWAGVLTTLPGLCFAAAGLAAPLLARRFGIGAAIASALSVLAVGLVLRVLDGPYVVLGGTLVATAGIALANVLIPVVIKDSFPARVGMMTGVYTAALQGGGALGSALTPPLENAFGGWRQGLGAWSVLAVLALLVWILAARGAGRAPVVEAGKQGSGRSLLRSPLAWMVTLFFGTQAFLAYVVMGWLPEVMIDAGVSKGDSGLLLGLISLIAVPISLVVAPMAARHKSQSPWIVGLGVPGFVGMVGMMVAPAASPLLWCILIGLGMSVFSLALTVIALRARTGEDTARLSGMAQGIGYLMAAVGPFLFGLLHDLTHGWTVPWIMMLAVFAAQMTFGALAGRRRFV, from the coding sequence GTGCGTGTCGACTCCCGAGAACCCGTTTCCCCGTTCGACGAAAGTCTTGAACTCGAAGGCTCGATCGAAACGGAGTGGCGGCCGGGGGTGATCACCGGCGGCGTGCTGCTCGGTGTCGCGGTGATCCTGGTGGCGCTCAACCTGCGCCCGGCCATCACCAGTGTCGGCCCGATCCTCGGCGAGATGCGCGACGACCTCGGTGCCACGGCGACCTGGGCCGGTGTGCTCACCACGCTCCCCGGCCTCTGTTTCGCCGCCGCCGGTCTCGCCGCGCCCCTGCTGGCCCGCCGATTCGGCATCGGCGCGGCCATCGCTTCCGCGCTTTCGGTGCTGGCCGTCGGCCTGGTGCTGCGGGTGCTCGACGGACCGTACGTCGTGCTCGGGGGAACCCTGGTGGCCACGGCGGGAATCGCCCTGGCGAACGTACTGATCCCGGTCGTCATCAAGGACTCCTTCCCGGCACGTGTCGGCATGATGACCGGCGTGTACACCGCCGCTCTGCAGGGCGGGGGCGCCCTGGGGTCCGCGCTCACCCCTCCCTTGGAGAACGCGTTCGGCGGCTGGCGCCAAGGTCTCGGCGCCTGGTCGGTACTGGCGGTGCTCGCACTCCTCGTCTGGATTCTCGCAGCCCGCGGTGCGGGGCGTGCGCCCGTTGTCGAGGCAGGCAAGCAGGGTAGCGGGCGATCGCTCCTGCGTAGCCCCCTTGCGTGGATGGTCACGCTTTTCTTCGGAACTCAGGCCTTTTTGGCCTACGTCGTGATGGGCTGGCTGCCGGAAGTGATGATCGACGCGGGGGTGAGCAAGGGGGATTCCGGGCTGCTGCTCGGCCTGATCTCGCTCATCGCCGTCCCGATCAGTCTCGTGGTGGCGCCGATGGCCGCGCGGCACAAGAGCCAGAGCCCGTGGATCGTCGGACTGGGTGTTCCCGGCTTCGTCGGCATGGTCGGCATGATGGTCGCTCCGGCCGCCTCGCCGCTGCTCTGGTGCATCCTCATCGGGCTCGGGATGAGCGTCTTCTCGCTCGCGCTGACGGTGATCGCGCTGCGGGCGCGCACCGGCGAGGACACCGCGCGGCTGTCGGGGATGGCGCAGGGCATCGGTTACCTGATGGCCGCCGTCGGGCCGTTCCTCTTCGGGCTGCTTCACGATCTCACCCACGGCTGGACCGTTCCCTGGATCATGATGCTCGCCGTCTTCGCCGCGCAGATGACCTTCGGCGCCTTGGCCGGCCGCCGCCGCTTCGTCTGA
- a CDS encoding site-2 protease family protein, with protein sequence MVFILGIVLFALGICLSVALHEAGHMWAAKAFGMKVRRYFIGFGPTIFSFRRGETEYGMKWIPLGGFCDIAGMTALDEVTPEESKRAMWRFKTWKRTVVMSAGSAMHFILGFIILYLMAVTMGLPNPAAQAAPTEAVISATSCARAATTVEQLNDTACPPGAPTPAKTAGLQAGDKVVSVAGKPIKTWREMLAAVQVASGPTPFVVERNGQRLNLTVDVPRVQRLVADGSNNTTVKDVGMIGASPIQNTAPPLLSYGPVDAVGATFSFTGTMFSETAKRLIEFPSRIPAVVDSIFGGERDPNTPVSVVGASRIGGEAAERGLWEIFVLLLASLNFFIGVFNLLPLLPLDGGHIAVVWYERVRDWFRKLRGKAAGGPVDYTKLSAVTMVLVFIGGAVTLLTVTADIVNPVKLFQ encoded by the coding sequence GTGGTCTTCATTCTCGGGATCGTGCTGTTCGCGCTGGGCATCTGCCTGTCGGTCGCGCTGCACGAGGCCGGCCACATGTGGGCGGCGAAAGCCTTCGGCATGAAGGTCCGGCGCTACTTCATCGGCTTCGGGCCGACGATCTTCTCCTTCCGTCGCGGTGAGACCGAGTACGGCATGAAGTGGATCCCGCTCGGCGGGTTCTGCGACATCGCGGGCATGACCGCGCTCGACGAGGTGACCCCGGAAGAGTCGAAGCGCGCGATGTGGCGCTTCAAGACCTGGAAGCGCACCGTCGTCATGTCGGCGGGCTCGGCGATGCACTTCATCCTCGGTTTCATCATCCTGTACTTGATGGCCGTCACCATGGGCTTGCCGAATCCGGCCGCGCAGGCCGCTCCCACCGAGGCCGTGATCAGCGCCACGTCGTGCGCCCGCGCGGCCACCACCGTGGAGCAGCTGAACGACACGGCCTGCCCGCCCGGCGCCCCGACCCCCGCGAAGACCGCCGGCCTCCAGGCTGGCGACAAGGTCGTCTCCGTAGCGGGCAAGCCGATCAAGACCTGGCGCGAAATGCTCGCCGCCGTCCAGGTCGCCAGTGGCCCGACGCCGTTCGTGGTCGAGCGGAACGGGCAGCGGCTGAACCTGACCGTCGACGTGCCGAGGGTGCAGCGGCTGGTCGCCGACGGTTCCAACAACACCACGGTCAAGGACGTCGGCATGATCGGCGCCTCGCCGATCCAGAACACCGCGCCGCCGCTGCTGAGCTACGGCCCCGTCGACGCGGTCGGGGCGACGTTCTCCTTCACCGGCACGATGTTCTCCGAGACCGCCAAGCGGCTGATCGAGTTCCCGTCGCGGATCCCCGCGGTGGTGGATTCCATCTTCGGCGGCGAGCGCGACCCGAACACCCCGGTCAGCGTGGTCGGTGCCAGCCGTATCGGTGGCGAGGCCGCCGAGCGCGGTCTGTGGGAGATCTTCGTGCTCCTGCTGGCGAGCCTGAACTTCTTCATCGGCGTGTTCAACCTGCTGCCGCTGCTCCCGCTCGACGGCGGGCATATCGCGGTCGTCTGGTACGAGCGGGTGCGGGACTGGTTCCGGAAACTGCGCGGCAAGGCGGCGGGCGGACCGGTCGACTACACGAAGCTGTCCGCGGTCACGATGGTGCTCGTCTTCATCGGCGGCGCGGTGACTCTGCTCACCGTCACCGCCGACATCGTGAATCCGGTCAAGCTGTTCCAGTGA
- a CDS encoding FadR/GntR family transcriptional regulator: protein MPLATTRRAGLVDQVIEQLRDAVTQGEWPIGQRIPTEPELAGQLGVGRNTVREAVRALAHTGLLEVRQGDGTYVRATSEVSGAIRRLCGSELREVLQVRRILEVEGARLAAASRTDEEVAELKTLLERRNAELRDGHWEDFARLDAEFHFAVVQSGHNTLLTEMYRGLTEVITASVAATSNVTPGREYLPEIGHEGLAEAIADRDADRAASEACGFLDELLARVEQDES, encoded by the coding sequence GTGCCATTGGCCACCACGCGCCGTGCCGGCCTGGTCGATCAGGTCATCGAGCAGCTGCGTGACGCCGTCACGCAGGGAGAATGGCCCATCGGTCAGCGGATTCCGACCGAACCGGAGCTGGCAGGACAGCTCGGCGTCGGGCGTAACACCGTCCGCGAGGCCGTGCGCGCGCTCGCGCACACGGGGCTGCTCGAGGTCCGGCAGGGCGACGGGACCTACGTGCGGGCGACGAGCGAGGTCTCGGGCGCCATCCGGCGGTTGTGCGGTTCGGAACTGCGCGAGGTGCTGCAGGTGCGGCGCATCCTCGAGGTCGAAGGCGCCCGGCTCGCGGCCGCGTCGCGGACCGACGAGGAGGTCGCCGAGCTGAAGACACTGCTCGAACGCCGCAACGCCGAGCTGCGCGATGGCCATTGGGAGGATTTCGCCCGCCTCGACGCGGAATTCCACTTCGCCGTCGTCCAAAGTGGACATAACACGCTGCTGACCGAGATGTACCGCGGGCTCACCGAGGTGATCACGGCCAGCGTGGCCGCCACGTCGAACGTGACGCCGGGGCGCGAGTACCTGCCGGAGATAGGGCACGAAGGCCTCGCCGAGGCCATCGCCGACCGCGACGCCGACCGGGCCGCCAGCGAGGCGTGCGGTTTCCTGGACGAGCTCTTGGCCCGCGTGGAGCAGGACGAGAGCTGA
- the ispG gene encoding flavodoxin-dependent (E)-4-hydroxy-3-methylbut-2-enyl-diphosphate synthase: MTVALGMPALPPPVLSERRKTRQLQVGPVGVGSEHPISVQSMTTTLTSDVNATLQQIAELTAAGCDIVRVACPSADDAEALPAIAKKSQIPVIADIHFQPKYVFAAIEAGCAAVRVNPGNIRKFDDQVKEIARAAKDHGTPIRIGVNAGSLDKRIMDKYGKATPEALAESALWEASLFAEHDFYDVKISVKHNDPVVMVRAYEILAEQCDYPLHLGVTEAGPAFQGTIKSAVAFGALLRQGIGDTIRVSLSAPPVEEVKVGIQILQSLNLKERKLEIVSCPSCGRAQVDVYTLAEQVTAGLEGMEVPLRVAVMGCVVNGPGEAREADLGVASGNGKGQIFVKGEVIKTVPEHAIVETLIEEAMRIAEESGQTIGEGEPTVTVG, from the coding sequence GTGACTGTCGCTCTTGGTATGCCAGCGCTTCCTCCTCCCGTCCTCTCCGAGCGTCGCAAGACCCGACAGCTGCAGGTCGGGCCGGTCGGCGTGGGCAGCGAGCACCCGATTTCGGTGCAGTCGATGACCACCACGCTCACTTCCGACGTCAACGCGACGCTGCAGCAGATCGCCGAGCTGACCGCTGCGGGCTGTGACATCGTGCGCGTCGCGTGCCCTTCGGCGGACGACGCCGAGGCGCTGCCCGCGATCGCGAAGAAGTCGCAGATCCCGGTGATCGCCGACATCCACTTCCAGCCGAAGTACGTCTTCGCCGCGATCGAGGCGGGCTGCGCGGCGGTCCGGGTGAACCCGGGCAACATCCGCAAGTTCGACGACCAGGTCAAGGAGATCGCACGGGCCGCGAAGGATCACGGCACCCCGATCCGGATCGGCGTCAACGCGGGTTCGCTGGACAAGCGGATCATGGACAAGTACGGCAAGGCGACCCCGGAGGCGCTGGCCGAGTCGGCGCTGTGGGAGGCGTCGCTGTTCGCCGAGCACGACTTCTACGACGTGAAGATCTCCGTGAAGCACAACGACCCGGTGGTCATGGTGCGCGCGTACGAGATCCTCGCCGAGCAGTGCGACTACCCGCTGCACCTCGGCGTCACCGAGGCGGGCCCGGCGTTCCAGGGCACCATCAAGTCGGCCGTGGCCTTCGGCGCGCTGCTGCGCCAGGGCATCGGCGACACCATCCGCGTTTCGCTGTCCGCGCCGCCGGTGGAAGAGGTCAAGGTCGGGATCCAGATCCTGCAGTCGCTGAACCTCAAGGAGCGCAAGCTCGAGATCGTCTCCTGTCCCTCGTGCGGCCGCGCGCAGGTGGACGTCTACACGCTCGCCGAGCAGGTCACCGCCGGGCTGGAGGGCATGGAGGTCCCGCTGCGCGTCGCGGTCATGGGCTGCGTCGTCAACGGGCCCGGCGAGGCGCGCGAGGCCGATCTCGGCGTCGCCTCGGGCAACGGCAAGGGCCAGATCTTCGTCAAGGGCGAGGTCATCAAGACCGTGCCCGAGCACGCGATCGTCGAGACGCTGATCGAAGAGGCCATGCGCATCGCCGAGGAGTCGGGCCAGACGATCGGCGAGGGAGAGCCCACCGTCACCGTCGGCTGA
- a CDS encoding mycothione reductase, giving the protein MPHYDLVIVGTGSGNSILDPRFADWNTAIVEKGTFGGTCLNVGCIPTKMFVHAANVAATPATSSKFGVDEELTGVRWRDVRDRIFGRIDPIAAGGREYRVQHEDNKNVTVYEGEGRFTGHKELRVSYSDGRPAETITADKFVLAAGGRPVIPDVPGLAETGYHTSDTVMRLAELPSSIVILGGGYIAAEFAHVFASFGVNVTVVNRSGALLRSEDDDVSARFTELASQRFDVRLDRKTVRARKTASGVALDLEGPEGAETVEADVLLVATGRTPNSDLLDVAATGVTTGERGHVVVDEYQQTVVDGIYALGDISSVFELKHVANHEQRVVQHNLLHPDERIEADHRFVPHAVFTSPQVASVGLTEREARERGVSYVTSHQDYAGIAYGWAMEDTTGFAKLLADPATGQLLGAHIIGPQASSVIQPLIQAMSFGLDAKSMARGQYWIHPAMPELVENALLNLPLD; this is encoded by the coding sequence GTGCCCCACTACGACCTGGTCATCGTCGGTACCGGATCGGGCAACTCGATCCTCGACCCGCGCTTCGCGGACTGGAACACGGCGATCGTGGAGAAGGGCACGTTCGGTGGGACCTGCCTGAACGTGGGCTGCATCCCGACGAAGATGTTCGTGCACGCCGCCAACGTCGCGGCCACGCCCGCCACGTCGTCGAAGTTCGGCGTCGACGAGGAGCTGACCGGGGTCCGCTGGCGCGACGTGCGCGACCGGATCTTCGGCCGGATCGATCCGATCGCCGCCGGCGGTCGCGAATACCGCGTCCAGCACGAGGACAACAAGAACGTCACCGTGTACGAGGGCGAAGGCCGCTTCACCGGGCACAAGGAGCTGCGGGTCTCCTACTCCGACGGCCGCCCTGCCGAGACGATCACCGCCGACAAGTTCGTGCTGGCCGCGGGCGGGCGCCCGGTGATCCCGGACGTCCCCGGTCTCGCCGAAACCGGCTACCACACCTCCGACACGGTGATGCGGCTCGCCGAGCTGCCGTCGAGCATCGTGATTCTGGGCGGCGGGTACATCGCGGCCGAGTTCGCGCACGTCTTCGCCTCGTTCGGGGTGAACGTGACCGTGGTCAACCGGTCCGGCGCGCTGCTGCGCTCCGAGGACGACGACGTCAGCGCCCGGTTCACCGAACTGGCGTCGCAGCGGTTCGACGTCCGGCTCGACCGGAAGACCGTCCGCGCGCGCAAGACCGCGTCGGGCGTCGCTCTGGACCTCGAAGGCCCGGAAGGCGCCGAGACTGTCGAGGCCGACGTGCTCCTGGTCGCCACCGGCCGCACGCCGAACTCCGACCTCCTCGACGTCGCCGCCACCGGCGTGACCACGGGCGAGCGCGGGCACGTCGTGGTCGACGAGTACCAGCAGACCGTGGTCGACGGGATCTACGCGCTCGGCGACATCTCGTCGGTCTTCGAGCTGAAGCACGTCGCGAACCACGAGCAGCGCGTCGTGCAGCACAACCTGCTGCACCCGGACGAGCGGATCGAGGCCGACCACCGGTTCGTCCCGCACGCGGTGTTCACCTCGCCGCAGGTCGCTTCGGTCGGGCTGACCGAACGCGAGGCGCGCGAGCGTGGCGTTTCGTACGTGACGTCGCACCAGGACTACGCGGGCATCGCGTACGGCTGGGCGATGGAGGACACCACCGGCTTCGCGAAGCTGCTCGCCGACCCGGCCACCGGGCAGCTGCTGGGTGCGCACATCATCGGCCCGCAGGCGTCCTCGGTGATCCAGCCGCTGATCCAGGCGATGAGCTTCGGGCTGGACGCGAAGAGCATGGCGCGCGGGCAGTACTGGATCCACCCGGCGATGCCGGAACTGGTCGAGAACGCGCTGCTGAACCTTCCGCTGGACTGA
- a CDS encoding serine protease, producing MPKKSRRTLLLAVGAVLATAVMVPVAVNSASADDSSMSGPEQAAQPRIVGGGKASVSQYPYAVYLADRGGNQYCGAVIVSSTTVATAAHCAVAVKRADVRVVAGRDNKRSRDGVELRVSRIWVSPDYSGDPGKGDDIAVMTVSGQLPYRPAKVADNGDADLYSEGTKATVLGWGRVAEGGARSDYLRSAVVPVVSDKTCRTAYSGYDPSDMVCAGYPEGGVDACQGDSGGPLMVGDTLIGIVSFGEGCAKAGKPGVYTRVSHFADEISQQKNRGLIG from the coding sequence ATGCCCAAGAAGTCACGTCGCACGCTGCTGCTCGCGGTCGGAGCGGTGCTCGCGACGGCCGTGATGGTGCCGGTCGCGGTCAACAGCGCGTCGGCGGACGACAGCTCGATGAGCGGCCCGGAACAGGCTGCCCAGCCGAGGATCGTCGGCGGCGGCAAGGCTTCGGTCTCGCAGTACCCGTACGCGGTGTATCTGGCCGATCGCGGCGGCAACCAGTACTGCGGCGCGGTGATCGTCAGTTCCACCACGGTCGCGACGGCGGCGCACTGCGCGGTCGCGGTCAAACGCGCCGATGTCCGCGTGGTGGCGGGGCGGGACAACAAGCGCTCCCGGGACGGCGTGGAACTGCGGGTTTCGCGGATCTGGGTCAGCCCCGACTACAGCGGCGATCCCGGCAAGGGTGACGACATCGCGGTGATGACGGTCAGCGGCCAGCTGCCGTACCGGCCCGCGAAGGTCGCGGACAACGGCGACGCCGACCTGTACAGCGAAGGCACCAAGGCGACCGTCCTCGGCTGGGGCCGGGTCGCCGAGGGCGGCGCGCGATCGGACTACCTGCGCAGCGCGGTCGTCCCGGTCGTCAGCGACAAGACCTGCCGCACCGCGTACTCGGGCTACGACCCGAGCGACATGGTGTGCGCCGGCTACCCCGAAGGCGGCGTCGACGCCTGCCAGGGCGATTCGGGCGGACCGCTCATGGTGGGCGACACGCTGATCGGGATCGTTTCGTTCGGTGAAGGCTGCGCGAAGGCGGGCAAACCCGGCGTTTACACCCGTGTCTCCCACTTCGCGGACGAGATCTCCCAGCAGAAGAACCGGGGCCTGATCGGCTGA